In Cheilinus undulatus linkage group 16, ASM1832078v1, whole genome shotgun sequence, one DNA window encodes the following:
- the galr1a gene encoding galanin receptor type 1 — MNPSHQHVTFLSIDKKMELQVENQSQTFNTTSVRLPGKHVVLGMGVDNFVSLLIFGLIFILGVLGNTLVITVLARSKPGQPRSTTNIFILNLSVADLSYLLFCVPFQSTIYMLPTWVLGAFICKFIHYFFTVSMLVSIFTLSAMSVDRYVAIVHARKSSTIRVRRHALLGVILIWILSLVMAAPVAHYQSIVEREDNNTFCWEVWPDQQRKVYVMCTFVFGYLLPLCLISVCYAKVLKHLHKKLKNVSKKSELSKKKTAQTVLVVVVVFCLSWLPHHIVHLWVEFGSFPLNQASFVFRMVAHCLAYSNSSVNPVIYAFLSENFRNSYKQVFWCQMPSKCPVNDTRDLRGRVEVAPSTNISGNCKGHDSQITKMI, encoded by the exons ATGAATCCTTCACATCAACATGTAACTTTTTTATCAATAGACAAAAAGATGGAGCTACAGGTGGAGAACCAGAGTCAGACCTTTAACACCACCAGTGTGAGGCTGCCGGGCAAACACGTAGTCCTGGGGATGGGTGTGGATAACTTTGTCTCTCTTCTTATATTTGGTCTCATTTTTATCCTCGGTGTGCTCGGAAACACACTGGTCATCACGGTGCTCGCGCGCAGCAAACCGGGACAACCGAGGAGCACCACCAACATCTTCATCCTAAACCTGAGCGTGGCGGACCTGTCCTACCTCCTCTTCTGCGTGCCCTTCCAGTCCACCATCTACATGCTGCCTACGTGGGTGCTGGGCGCATTCATCTGCAAGTTCATCCACTACTTCTTCACCGTGTCCATGCTGGTCAGTATCTTCACTCTGTCCGCGATGTCCGTGGACAGGTACGTGGCCATCGTGCACGCCAGAAAGTCCTCCACGATCCGAGTGAGGAGGCACGCGCTGCTCGGTGTAATCCTGATCTGGATCCTGTCTCTGGTGATGGCAGCCCCCGTTGCGCACTACCAGAGCATCGTGGAGAGGGAAGACAACAACACTTTCTGCTGGGAGGTTTGGCCGGATCAGCAGAGGAAAGTCTACGTGATGTGCACCTTTGTGTTTGGATATCTGCTGCCCCTCTGTTTGATCTCAGTCTGCTATGCAAAG gttttaaaaCATCTGCACAAAAAGCTGAAGAATGTCTCCAAAAAGTCCGAGCTCTCCAAAAAGAAG ACAGCTCAGACAGTCCTGGTGGTGGTCGTGGTCTTCTGCCTGTCCTGGCTGCCTCACCACATTGTCCACCTGTGGGTGGAGTTTGGTTCTTTCCCTCTGAACCAGGCGTCCTTCGTGTTCAGGATGGTGGCTCACTGCCTCGCCTACAGCAACTCCTCCGTCAACCCCGTCATCTACGCCTTCCTGTCCGAGAACTTCAGGAATTCATACAAGCAGGTTTTTTGGTGTCAGATGCCGAGTAAGTGTCCAGTGAACGACACCAGAGACCTCCGCGGCAGGGTGGAGGTGGCACCGTCCACAAACATCAGTGGGAACTGTAAAGGTCACGACTCTCAGATCACAAAGATGATCTGA